The Salvelinus alpinus chromosome 21, SLU_Salpinus.1, whole genome shotgun sequence genome has a segment encoding these proteins:
- the LOC139548140 gene encoding Friend leukemia integration 1 transcription factor-like isoform X4: MDGTIKEALSVVSEDQSLFEPPYAAAAPLPKTDMTASGTQDYVQPHKIHPLPPQQEWINQPVRVNVKTEYDQINGSRESPVDCSVGGKCNKLVGGNDTSQMSYGSYMDEKNAPPPNMTINERRVIVPADPSLWSQDHVRQWLEWAIKEYGLLEMDTAMLQNTDGKELCKMSKDDFLRLTTMYNAEVLLSHLNYLRESSSSLSYNTPSHMDQSPSLAAKEDPSYDAVRRTGWSNNMHSGKGSPVVTQNVSKSTEQPRPQPDPYQILGPTSSRLANPGSGQIQLWQFLLELLSDSANAGCITWEGTNGEFKMTDPDEVARRWGERKSKPNMNYDKLSRALRYYYDKNIMTKVHGKRYAYKFDFHGIAQALQPHPTESSMYKYPSDLAYVPSYHAHQQKVNFMSPHPPSMPVTSSNFFGPTAPYWSSPGGIYPNHSVPRHPNSHVPSHLGSYY, from the exons ATGGACGGAACTATTAAG GAGGCACTGTCAGTGGTGAGTGAAGACCAGTCCCTGTTCGAGCCTCCTTACGCTGCTGCTGCCCCTCTACCCAAAACAGACATGACTGCATCTGGCACACAGGACTACGTCCAGCCCCACAAAATCCACCCATTACCCCCTCAGCAAGAGTGGATTAACCAGCCAGTCCGAGTCAATGTCAAGACAGAGTATGACCAGATCAATGGATCCAG GGAGTCCCCAGTGGACTGCAGTGTGGGGGGTAAATGCAATAAGCTGGTGGGGGGCAACGACACATCTCAGATGAGTTACGGAAGCTACATGGACGAGAAGAATGCTCCGCCCCCTAACATGACTATCAATGAGAGGAGAGTCATCGTCCCCGCAG ATCCATCGCTGTGGTCTCAGGATCATGTCCGCCAGTGGCTGGAGTGGGCCATCAAGGAGTATGGCCTGCTGGAGATGGACACGGCCATGCTCCAAAACACAGACGGCAAGGAACTGTGTAAGATGAGCAAGGACGACTTCCTCCGACTCACCACCATGTACAACGCTGAAGTCCTGCTCTCTCATCTCAATTATCTCAGAGAAA GTAGCTCATCATTATCCTACAACACTCCATCTCACATGGATCAGTCTCCAAGCCTGGCTGCCAAAGAAG aCCCATCATATGATGCTGTACGGCGGACTGGATGGTCGAACAACATGCACAGTGGAAAAG GCTCGCCGGTGGTCACACAGAACGTGTCCAAGTCCACTGAACAGCCCAGACCTCAGCCAG aTCCTTACCAGATCCTGGGGCCCACCAGCAGCCGACTGGCCAACCCAG gTTCAGGACAGATCCAGCTGTGGCAGTTCCTGCTGGAGCTCCTGTCAGACAGCGCCAATGCCGGCTGCATCACCTGGGAGGGCACCAACGGAGAGTTCAAGATGACTGACCCTGACGAGGTGGCGAGGCGCTGGGGCGAGAGGAAGAGCAAGCCCAACATGAACTACGACAAGCTGAGCCGCGCCCTGCGATACTACTACGACAAGAACATCATGACCAAGGTGCACGGCAAGCGCTACGCCTACAAGTTTGACTTCCACGGCATcgcccaggccctgcagccccacCCCACCGAGTCCTCCATGTACAAATACCCCTCGGACCTGGCATACGTGCCCTCCTACCATGCCCACCAACAGAAAGTCAACTTCATGTCCCCACACCCTCCCTCCATGCCCGTCACCTCTTCTAACTTCTTTGGACCCACCGCTCCatactggagctccccagggggcATCTACCCCAACCACAGCGTCCCCCGCCACCCCAACTCCCATGTGCCCTCCCACCTGGGCAGTTACTACTAA
- the LOC139548140 gene encoding Friend leukemia integration 1 transcription factor-like isoform X6: protein MTASGTQDYVQPHKIHPLPPQQEWINQPVRVNVKTEYDQINGSSRESPVDCSVGGKCNKLVGGNDTSQMSYGSYMDEKNAPPPNMTINERRVIVPADPSLWSQDHVRQWLEWAIKEYGLLEMDTAMLQNTDGKELCKMSKDDFLRLTTMYNAEVLLSHLNYLRESSSSLSYNTPSHMDQSPSLAAKEDPSYDAVRRTGWSNNMHSGKGSPVVTQNVSKSTEQPRPQPDPYQILGPTSSRLANPGSGQIQLWQFLLELLSDSANAGCITWEGTNGEFKMTDPDEVARRWGERKSKPNMNYDKLSRALRYYYDKNIMTKVHGKRYAYKFDFHGIAQALQPHPTESSMYKYPSDLAYVPSYHAHQQKVNFMSPHPPSMPVTSSNFFGPTAPYWSSPGGIYPNHSVPRHPNSHVPSHLGSYY from the exons ATGACTGCATCTGGCACACAGGACTACGTCCAGCCCCACAAAATCCACCCATTACCCCCTCAGCAAGAGTGGATTAACCAGCCAGTCCGAGTCAATGTCAAGACAGAGTATGACCAGATCAATGGATCCAG CAGGGAGTCCCCAGTGGACTGCAGTGTGGGGGGTAAATGCAATAAGCTGGTGGGGGGCAACGACACATCTCAGATGAGTTACGGAAGCTACATGGACGAGAAGAATGCTCCGCCCCCTAACATGACTATCAATGAGAGGAGAGTCATCGTCCCCGCAG ATCCATCGCTGTGGTCTCAGGATCATGTCCGCCAGTGGCTGGAGTGGGCCATCAAGGAGTATGGCCTGCTGGAGATGGACACGGCCATGCTCCAAAACACAGACGGCAAGGAACTGTGTAAGATGAGCAAGGACGACTTCCTCCGACTCACCACCATGTACAACGCTGAAGTCCTGCTCTCTCATCTCAATTATCTCAGAGAAA GTAGCTCATCATTATCCTACAACACTCCATCTCACATGGATCAGTCTCCAAGCCTGGCTGCCAAAGAAG aCCCATCATATGATGCTGTACGGCGGACTGGATGGTCGAACAACATGCACAGTGGAAAAG GCTCGCCGGTGGTCACACAGAACGTGTCCAAGTCCACTGAACAGCCCAGACCTCAGCCAG aTCCTTACCAGATCCTGGGGCCCACCAGCAGCCGACTGGCCAACCCAG gTTCAGGACAGATCCAGCTGTGGCAGTTCCTGCTGGAGCTCCTGTCAGACAGCGCCAATGCCGGCTGCATCACCTGGGAGGGCACCAACGGAGAGTTCAAGATGACTGACCCTGACGAGGTGGCGAGGCGCTGGGGCGAGAGGAAGAGCAAGCCCAACATGAACTACGACAAGCTGAGCCGCGCCCTGCGATACTACTACGACAAGAACATCATGACCAAGGTGCACGGCAAGCGCTACGCCTACAAGTTTGACTTCCACGGCATcgcccaggccctgcagccccacCCCACCGAGTCCTCCATGTACAAATACCCCTCGGACCTGGCATACGTGCCCTCCTACCATGCCCACCAACAGAAAGTCAACTTCATGTCCCCACACCCTCCCTCCATGCCCGTCACCTCTTCTAACTTCTTTGGACCCACCGCTCCatactggagctccccagggggcATCTACCCCAACCACAGCGTCCCCCGCCACCCCAACTCCCATGTGCCCTCCCACCTGGGCAGTTACTACTAA
- the LOC139548140 gene encoding Friend leukemia integration 1 transcription factor-like isoform X1 gives MNMFQTVPDTSSYVNEALSVVSEDQSLFEPPYAAAAPLPKTDMTASGTQDYVQPHKIHPLPPQQEWINQPVRVNVKTEYDQINGSSRESPVDCSVGGKCNKLVGGNDTSQMSYGSYMDEKNAPPPNMTINERRVIVPADPSLWSQDHVRQWLEWAIKEYGLLEMDTAMLQNTDGKELCKMSKDDFLRLTTMYNAEVLLSHLNYLRESSSSLSYNTPSHMDQSPSLAAKEDPSYDAVRRTGWSNNMHSGKGSPVVTQNVSKSTEQPRPQPDPYQILGPTSSRLANPGSGQIQLWQFLLELLSDSANAGCITWEGTNGEFKMTDPDEVARRWGERKSKPNMNYDKLSRALRYYYDKNIMTKVHGKRYAYKFDFHGIAQALQPHPTESSMYKYPSDLAYVPSYHAHQQKVNFMSPHPPSMPVTSSNFFGPTAPYWSSPGGIYPNHSVPRHPNSHVPSHLGSYY, from the exons ATGAACATGTTTCAGACCGTGCCTGACACTTCGTCTTACGTCAAT GAGGCACTGTCAGTGGTGAGTGAAGACCAGTCCCTGTTCGAGCCTCCTTACGCTGCTGCTGCCCCTCTACCCAAAACAGACATGACTGCATCTGGCACACAGGACTACGTCCAGCCCCACAAAATCCACCCATTACCCCCTCAGCAAGAGTGGATTAACCAGCCAGTCCGAGTCAATGTCAAGACAGAGTATGACCAGATCAATGGATCCAG CAGGGAGTCCCCAGTGGACTGCAGTGTGGGGGGTAAATGCAATAAGCTGGTGGGGGGCAACGACACATCTCAGATGAGTTACGGAAGCTACATGGACGAGAAGAATGCTCCGCCCCCTAACATGACTATCAATGAGAGGAGAGTCATCGTCCCCGCAG ATCCATCGCTGTGGTCTCAGGATCATGTCCGCCAGTGGCTGGAGTGGGCCATCAAGGAGTATGGCCTGCTGGAGATGGACACGGCCATGCTCCAAAACACAGACGGCAAGGAACTGTGTAAGATGAGCAAGGACGACTTCCTCCGACTCACCACCATGTACAACGCTGAAGTCCTGCTCTCTCATCTCAATTATCTCAGAGAAA GTAGCTCATCATTATCCTACAACACTCCATCTCACATGGATCAGTCTCCAAGCCTGGCTGCCAAAGAAG aCCCATCATATGATGCTGTACGGCGGACTGGATGGTCGAACAACATGCACAGTGGAAAAG GCTCGCCGGTGGTCACACAGAACGTGTCCAAGTCCACTGAACAGCCCAGACCTCAGCCAG aTCCTTACCAGATCCTGGGGCCCACCAGCAGCCGACTGGCCAACCCAG gTTCAGGACAGATCCAGCTGTGGCAGTTCCTGCTGGAGCTCCTGTCAGACAGCGCCAATGCCGGCTGCATCACCTGGGAGGGCACCAACGGAGAGTTCAAGATGACTGACCCTGACGAGGTGGCGAGGCGCTGGGGCGAGAGGAAGAGCAAGCCCAACATGAACTACGACAAGCTGAGCCGCGCCCTGCGATACTACTACGACAAGAACATCATGACCAAGGTGCACGGCAAGCGCTACGCCTACAAGTTTGACTTCCACGGCATcgcccaggccctgcagccccacCCCACCGAGTCCTCCATGTACAAATACCCCTCGGACCTGGCATACGTGCCCTCCTACCATGCCCACCAACAGAAAGTCAACTTCATGTCCCCACACCCTCCCTCCATGCCCGTCACCTCTTCTAACTTCTTTGGACCCACCGCTCCatactggagctccccagggggcATCTACCCCAACCACAGCGTCCCCCGCCACCCCAACTCCCATGTGCCCTCCCACCTGGGCAGTTACTACTAA
- the LOC139548140 gene encoding Friend leukemia integration 1 transcription factor-like isoform X3 — protein sequence MDGTIKEALSVVSEDQSLFEPPYAAAAPLPKTDMTASGTQDYVQPHKIHPLPPQQEWINQPVRVNVKTEYDQINGSSRESPVDCSVGGKCNKLVGGNDTSQMSYGSYMDEKNAPPPNMTINERRVIVPADPSLWSQDHVRQWLEWAIKEYGLLEMDTAMLQNTDGKELCKMSKDDFLRLTTMYNAEVLLSHLNYLRESSSSLSYNTPSHMDQSPSLAAKEDPSYDAVRRTGWSNNMHSGKGSPVVTQNVSKSTEQPRPQPDPYQILGPTSSRLANPGSGQIQLWQFLLELLSDSANAGCITWEGTNGEFKMTDPDEVARRWGERKSKPNMNYDKLSRALRYYYDKNIMTKVHGKRYAYKFDFHGIAQALQPHPTESSMYKYPSDLAYVPSYHAHQQKVNFMSPHPPSMPVTSSNFFGPTAPYWSSPGGIYPNHSVPRHPNSHVPSHLGSYY from the exons ATGGACGGAACTATTAAG GAGGCACTGTCAGTGGTGAGTGAAGACCAGTCCCTGTTCGAGCCTCCTTACGCTGCTGCTGCCCCTCTACCCAAAACAGACATGACTGCATCTGGCACACAGGACTACGTCCAGCCCCACAAAATCCACCCATTACCCCCTCAGCAAGAGTGGATTAACCAGCCAGTCCGAGTCAATGTCAAGACAGAGTATGACCAGATCAATGGATCCAG CAGGGAGTCCCCAGTGGACTGCAGTGTGGGGGGTAAATGCAATAAGCTGGTGGGGGGCAACGACACATCTCAGATGAGTTACGGAAGCTACATGGACGAGAAGAATGCTCCGCCCCCTAACATGACTATCAATGAGAGGAGAGTCATCGTCCCCGCAG ATCCATCGCTGTGGTCTCAGGATCATGTCCGCCAGTGGCTGGAGTGGGCCATCAAGGAGTATGGCCTGCTGGAGATGGACACGGCCATGCTCCAAAACACAGACGGCAAGGAACTGTGTAAGATGAGCAAGGACGACTTCCTCCGACTCACCACCATGTACAACGCTGAAGTCCTGCTCTCTCATCTCAATTATCTCAGAGAAA GTAGCTCATCATTATCCTACAACACTCCATCTCACATGGATCAGTCTCCAAGCCTGGCTGCCAAAGAAG aCCCATCATATGATGCTGTACGGCGGACTGGATGGTCGAACAACATGCACAGTGGAAAAG GCTCGCCGGTGGTCACACAGAACGTGTCCAAGTCCACTGAACAGCCCAGACCTCAGCCAG aTCCTTACCAGATCCTGGGGCCCACCAGCAGCCGACTGGCCAACCCAG gTTCAGGACAGATCCAGCTGTGGCAGTTCCTGCTGGAGCTCCTGTCAGACAGCGCCAATGCCGGCTGCATCACCTGGGAGGGCACCAACGGAGAGTTCAAGATGACTGACCCTGACGAGGTGGCGAGGCGCTGGGGCGAGAGGAAGAGCAAGCCCAACATGAACTACGACAAGCTGAGCCGCGCCCTGCGATACTACTACGACAAGAACATCATGACCAAGGTGCACGGCAAGCGCTACGCCTACAAGTTTGACTTCCACGGCATcgcccaggccctgcagccccacCCCACCGAGTCCTCCATGTACAAATACCCCTCGGACCTGGCATACGTGCCCTCCTACCATGCCCACCAACAGAAAGTCAACTTCATGTCCCCACACCCTCCCTCCATGCCCGTCACCTCTTCTAACTTCTTTGGACCCACCGCTCCatactggagctccccagggggcATCTACCCCAACCACAGCGTCCCCCGCCACCCCAACTCCCATGTGCCCTCCCACCTGGGCAGTTACTACTAA
- the LOC139548140 gene encoding Friend leukemia integration 1 transcription factor-like isoform X5 has translation MNMFQTVPDTSSYVNEALSVVSEDQSLFEPPYAAAAPLPKTDMTASGTQDYVQPHKIHPLPPQQEWINQPVRVNVKTEYDQINGSSRESPVDCSVGGKCNKLVGGNDTSQMSYGSYMDEKNAPPPNMTINERRVIVPADPSLWSQDHVRQWLEWAIKEYGLLEMDTAMLQNTDGKELCKMSKDDFLRLTTMYNAEVLLSHLNYLRENPSYDAVRRTGWSNNMHSGKGSPVVTQNVSKSTEQPRPQPDPYQILGPTSSRLANPGSGQIQLWQFLLELLSDSANAGCITWEGTNGEFKMTDPDEVARRWGERKSKPNMNYDKLSRALRYYYDKNIMTKVHGKRYAYKFDFHGIAQALQPHPTESSMYKYPSDLAYVPSYHAHQQKVNFMSPHPPSMPVTSSNFFGPTAPYWSSPGGIYPNHSVPRHPNSHVPSHLGSYY, from the exons ATGAACATGTTTCAGACCGTGCCTGACACTTCGTCTTACGTCAAT GAGGCACTGTCAGTGGTGAGTGAAGACCAGTCCCTGTTCGAGCCTCCTTACGCTGCTGCTGCCCCTCTACCCAAAACAGACATGACTGCATCTGGCACACAGGACTACGTCCAGCCCCACAAAATCCACCCATTACCCCCTCAGCAAGAGTGGATTAACCAGCCAGTCCGAGTCAATGTCAAGACAGAGTATGACCAGATCAATGGATCCAG CAGGGAGTCCCCAGTGGACTGCAGTGTGGGGGGTAAATGCAATAAGCTGGTGGGGGGCAACGACACATCTCAGATGAGTTACGGAAGCTACATGGACGAGAAGAATGCTCCGCCCCCTAACATGACTATCAATGAGAGGAGAGTCATCGTCCCCGCAG ATCCATCGCTGTGGTCTCAGGATCATGTCCGCCAGTGGCTGGAGTGGGCCATCAAGGAGTATGGCCTGCTGGAGATGGACACGGCCATGCTCCAAAACACAGACGGCAAGGAACTGTGTAAGATGAGCAAGGACGACTTCCTCCGACTCACCACCATGTACAACGCTGAAGTCCTGCTCTCTCATCTCAATTATCTCAGAGAAA aCCCATCATATGATGCTGTACGGCGGACTGGATGGTCGAACAACATGCACAGTGGAAAAG GCTCGCCGGTGGTCACACAGAACGTGTCCAAGTCCACTGAACAGCCCAGACCTCAGCCAG aTCCTTACCAGATCCTGGGGCCCACCAGCAGCCGACTGGCCAACCCAG gTTCAGGACAGATCCAGCTGTGGCAGTTCCTGCTGGAGCTCCTGTCAGACAGCGCCAATGCCGGCTGCATCACCTGGGAGGGCACCAACGGAGAGTTCAAGATGACTGACCCTGACGAGGTGGCGAGGCGCTGGGGCGAGAGGAAGAGCAAGCCCAACATGAACTACGACAAGCTGAGCCGCGCCCTGCGATACTACTACGACAAGAACATCATGACCAAGGTGCACGGCAAGCGCTACGCCTACAAGTTTGACTTCCACGGCATcgcccaggccctgcagccccacCCCACCGAGTCCTCCATGTACAAATACCCCTCGGACCTGGCATACGTGCCCTCCTACCATGCCCACCAACAGAAAGTCAACTTCATGTCCCCACACCCTCCCTCCATGCCCGTCACCTCTTCTAACTTCTTTGGACCCACCGCTCCatactggagctccccagggggcATCTACCCCAACCACAGCGTCCCCCGCCACCCCAACTCCCATGTGCCCTCCCACCTGGGCAGTTACTACTAA
- the LOC139548140 gene encoding Friend leukemia integration 1 transcription factor-like isoform X2, which yields MNMFQTVPDTSSYVNEALSVVSEDQSLFEPPYAAAAPLPKTDMTASGTQDYVQPHKIHPLPPQQEWINQPVRVNVKTEYDQINGSRESPVDCSVGGKCNKLVGGNDTSQMSYGSYMDEKNAPPPNMTINERRVIVPADPSLWSQDHVRQWLEWAIKEYGLLEMDTAMLQNTDGKELCKMSKDDFLRLTTMYNAEVLLSHLNYLRESSSSLSYNTPSHMDQSPSLAAKEDPSYDAVRRTGWSNNMHSGKGSPVVTQNVSKSTEQPRPQPDPYQILGPTSSRLANPGSGQIQLWQFLLELLSDSANAGCITWEGTNGEFKMTDPDEVARRWGERKSKPNMNYDKLSRALRYYYDKNIMTKVHGKRYAYKFDFHGIAQALQPHPTESSMYKYPSDLAYVPSYHAHQQKVNFMSPHPPSMPVTSSNFFGPTAPYWSSPGGIYPNHSVPRHPNSHVPSHLGSYY from the exons ATGAACATGTTTCAGACCGTGCCTGACACTTCGTCTTACGTCAAT GAGGCACTGTCAGTGGTGAGTGAAGACCAGTCCCTGTTCGAGCCTCCTTACGCTGCTGCTGCCCCTCTACCCAAAACAGACATGACTGCATCTGGCACACAGGACTACGTCCAGCCCCACAAAATCCACCCATTACCCCCTCAGCAAGAGTGGATTAACCAGCCAGTCCGAGTCAATGTCAAGACAGAGTATGACCAGATCAATGGATCCAG GGAGTCCCCAGTGGACTGCAGTGTGGGGGGTAAATGCAATAAGCTGGTGGGGGGCAACGACACATCTCAGATGAGTTACGGAAGCTACATGGACGAGAAGAATGCTCCGCCCCCTAACATGACTATCAATGAGAGGAGAGTCATCGTCCCCGCAG ATCCATCGCTGTGGTCTCAGGATCATGTCCGCCAGTGGCTGGAGTGGGCCATCAAGGAGTATGGCCTGCTGGAGATGGACACGGCCATGCTCCAAAACACAGACGGCAAGGAACTGTGTAAGATGAGCAAGGACGACTTCCTCCGACTCACCACCATGTACAACGCTGAAGTCCTGCTCTCTCATCTCAATTATCTCAGAGAAA GTAGCTCATCATTATCCTACAACACTCCATCTCACATGGATCAGTCTCCAAGCCTGGCTGCCAAAGAAG aCCCATCATATGATGCTGTACGGCGGACTGGATGGTCGAACAACATGCACAGTGGAAAAG GCTCGCCGGTGGTCACACAGAACGTGTCCAAGTCCACTGAACAGCCCAGACCTCAGCCAG aTCCTTACCAGATCCTGGGGCCCACCAGCAGCCGACTGGCCAACCCAG gTTCAGGACAGATCCAGCTGTGGCAGTTCCTGCTGGAGCTCCTGTCAGACAGCGCCAATGCCGGCTGCATCACCTGGGAGGGCACCAACGGAGAGTTCAAGATGACTGACCCTGACGAGGTGGCGAGGCGCTGGGGCGAGAGGAAGAGCAAGCCCAACATGAACTACGACAAGCTGAGCCGCGCCCTGCGATACTACTACGACAAGAACATCATGACCAAGGTGCACGGCAAGCGCTACGCCTACAAGTTTGACTTCCACGGCATcgcccaggccctgcagccccacCCCACCGAGTCCTCCATGTACAAATACCCCTCGGACCTGGCATACGTGCCCTCCTACCATGCCCACCAACAGAAAGTCAACTTCATGTCCCCACACCCTCCCTCCATGCCCGTCACCTCTTCTAACTTCTTTGGACCCACCGCTCCatactggagctccccagggggcATCTACCCCAACCACAGCGTCCCCCGCCACCCCAACTCCCATGTGCCCTCCCACCTGGGCAGTTACTACTAA